The sequence GGCACGCCCGCCATCATGTAGCCCGCGAAGAGGCTGCGGAACGTGCCCTGCGCCTTGAACCACCGCGCGATGACATGGTACCCGAAGGCTGCTGGTAGAAAGTTCAGTGGCGTCGCCACGAGGACGACAGGCCCGAAGATGTTCCGGAACTGGTGTCCGGAGAGAAGCAGTATCCGTTCCATCTCCGGCTGGGGGATGACCCACGCCGCCAGCGCTCCGGACAGGCTGAAGAAGACCAGCAGCCAGACGCCCCACGATATCTTCCGCTCGCGGCAGACATGCGCGAGCGTGGCCTGCGGGTGGACGACGACTCCCCACGCGGCCTGCCAGAAGGTGAGCGAGGGGCTTGCGATTGGGGGATGGGGGCCGGCGGGCTGCGCCGGAGCCGGCGCAGCGGGCGGCTGCGGTGTCTGCGTCACGGCTATAACCCGATGCGCTTGAAGATGGCGTCCACGTGGCGGATGTAAAAAGCGTAGTCGGCCAGCGCGCTCAGTTCGC comes from Dehalococcoidia bacterium and encodes:
- a CDS encoding YIP1 family protein, which encodes MTQTPQPPAAPAPAQPAGPHPPIASPSLTFWQAAWGVVVHPQATLAHVCRERKISWGVWLLVFFSLSGALAAWVIPQPEMERILLLSGHQFRNIFGPVVLVATPLNFLPAAFGYHVIARWFKAQGTFRSLFAGYMMAGVPGVLIVPFQFLPLVAGQTGSVAATIVSAGIIMWVTILDFLAVKVNYNLTTGKAIAIFLIFWLILIGRLVIVLSIIITIFVLMAFGTVE